CACATTCATTTTCAACACGGGAGACGCAAATAAATCCAAGCTATGTAGTTCTAAAAAGAGTAGTAATTGCACCGCTACATAATACTCCTATTTAGTATTTAGTAGTGTACCaattggttaattttttttttttgtttatcaaATTGATTGCTCTCTGTTactcctttttttaaaaaaaaaaaacgattgCTAGATGTTAATTCTTGAACGTTAAGTAAGTCTTTTACCTTCTACCTTAAGATGTGATTTAGCCGCCAGTCCTAAGCCAAATTGCACATTTTTAAGTAAGCACCAAAATTAGAAATTGATAATTATAAAGGAAGGACTGTTTACCTTTTACTAACTAGTAATATgtatttctacttttttttttataaaaaaaaagtgttataaATACAGAAACGATACTCTCAAAGAGGAGAGCTCCCCACTGTCCAGACTCGACTCGAGCATCCTTCGCCGATCACGCCAAAGTGTAAGTGTACAATGGATACGCATACGCCAGCGCCCAGCCCCAAATCATCCAGGGGCCGCCGGGGACGACAACAAAATCACCGACAACGACGACGTGTCGAGATGGAGCTCGAACTCGAAGCCATGCGCAAACACGACTTCTCATGGCATCCTTGCAGAGTCTCACTTCGGtaacttggattttttttgcccagaatctttaaaaaaaaaaaaagaagaaaagaaaagtatttCAACTGAAGTCCTTTGGTCGCTTCTGCTTCCGGAGGAGACAATGCATGTCCTATTTCCCGGTACATGATCAATGCAAACAATGTTTCAGTACTAGTACCAGTACGCAATTTGTCCATTTTAGGTGTTTGTGATTATTTTCTTCCCCTTCTTGCTTTGCTTCTCCGCATTAATAATGTCATTAAGTTGATAATTACTACTTAATTATTACTCCAgcaaatattatattatttcgAGGTTCACGATGAAGAGTAATGTGATATATTGCCTCGTTCATTTTTATTGAATATTAGGAATtatcaagagaaaagaaaagcgaatcttttatttatttttaataatgcggtttatttttatttattttattttttttggggttgtCTTCTGTACCGCAAGTGTATCTGCTCCTGTGTTATCGATATTCTATTCAAAAAATTGAGGAGTGTTGGAATCGAAACGAGTATTGTCCTGCTGCCGTGCTGTGAATAGAGATGAATCATAAGTGCGGGGGGCTAAATCAAGGGAGGAGCATGGATGGTTAATGGCGCTTGATCGGCGCCGTGACTATTTAGAAATATTAAGACCCCCTCTGCTTGCTTTCCGCTAGGACTCTTTTGCGAttgcttttatttaatttctcaCAATATCAAAGCTCACTCTAGCTCTTTTGGTTCTGCAGCTCCAGTGGTGTTGGTCTCATTGTGGAATATGGGACCAATGACACTGACGATTGTATTGTAACTAAAGAAGAAGCGCTTTCTCGTCTTCGCATTCGATCTACTCCCTTACATGGAGATGAATGCTCTCTCCTGCGAGAAGGAGATCGTGTTCTTGCCACCAGGAAGTCACCACCTAAGAGCCTCTTCTTTGATGCTCAAGTAGAAAAGGTACCTTCATTTTTGTTCCAACTCAAATGTCGCTGGACCATTTTTGGGTTaatttttatctcatttttagaTTTCCAAAGCTAATAAATAGATTCATAGTCTTCTGCTGAGCACTTTCAAGGTTGCAGTTTAGTATAAGGTCTGTGAAATggtagttcttttttttttaataaatattaaacaGACCGCAAACTGCTTAATCGTCCTTGCTATGCAGCCACTACGTGTAAGACACTCAAAGAAGATCCATTGCAGATGTATGTTTGTGGTCAGATGGATTCACCATGGACGTGAAGGAGAAACTGCAACAATTCCGTCTTCTGCAATCATGAAAATGTCTGCCGAATGCATCACTCTTCATCCTACAATTGTTGCTTTCTTTAGTAGTCTGACAACACCAAATCATTGCACTATTTCACCATTACCTACTGTACTCAAGGGCATGGACTACGAAAGAGATGTTCTCCAACTAGAAAAGCAAATAGAAGATATAAGTAATGCAGCTGATTCTTCAGGTATTAAAGTTTCAGAAAACCTTATTGACGGTGACGTACTACCTTATGTGGTGACTTCTCTTTATATTTAAGGCCAAGTATCTTAATGTGACCAGTATGTTTCTGCTATATTCCTTTGGGGTATATAAAAATTATCTTATTTGACCAGTAAGCTCCTACTCTATTGTCCTTTGGGTACATAAAGTTTTTACTTATATTGCACATAGTGAAAAGTTCTTTTCTACCATCTTGCTGGTTAAGCCTGTATTATTTAGTACATTTAATGTATGCAAGAGTAATCAAAATGAATTATGCATTATCATTCCCTGTTGACCACAACCTTGCAAAACTGATTCTCCCGTATGATCCAACTTAGTCTGATTGGTCTTCTCATACAAAGCCTTATTGAAGGGATGCATGGAACCCGAATTGGGCATGTAGTTGCGGGCTTATGTGTCACTATGGGCTATCATCTAGTCATTCATGCTTTCAGCTATTTTTGCAGTCGATTTCAAGGGCCAAGCTCAATGCAAAGCAATTTCTGAATTGAATGCAAGTGATTCAAGCATCCAGCTGCCTTCTTTTATGAATCACATGAAGGAGATCAATGACAAAGGCTCATCACCTGCTCAAGAGTTTGATGCATCTAGGACtcctctcaatccaaatccgATTGCTGGATGTGCTGCTCTTGCTTCATTGATGTCAAAATGTTCTCAAGGTACTGGATTGTTCACCCGCTCTCAAGGAAGGAAAAGTATTAGGACCTCAATTAGGTGTTACTGATTAGAGCATCACTTTTTATGATTCTTTTGCGAATAACCCCTATTCTATGGATGATGGCTTTCCCTTTGAAACAGATGGTAAAACTGCTACATTAGTCCCAAAATACGAGAACATTGTAAAGACACTCTTTCCATCCAAGGAAGCCACCAGGGAACCTAAAATTGTTGATGCATCAactgaagaaatgaaacaagagAGCAAAAATGAGGAATGCCGCCCACAGACTGTTGATTCCGTTGCCAATGTTTCCCCAAAGAAGAACCTGGATGTGGCTGCTGGAAGTACACTTTCTTGCTCAGCAAAACAGAGAAGCTCCGAGGCGTCTTGTAAAAATGTTGATATGGCCTTTATTGCTGGGCAAAAACCGATGCCTTCAATGAACACAAGAAGGTTCACTCGTTCAGCAGTTCGTAAAGCAGAGGAAAAAGTTGTTGCTGAGGCTAATAATGTGATTAAAGAAAATCCATCATTAGTACGGGGAAGTGCTTTGGCACAAGATCAGAAAACTGTTGTTTCTCCTATTGATGCTGAGACTGCCTCAACCATTACTCACAAATTTACGGATCCAGAAGCCAATACGGGGATCTATAAGAGTAACCATTTTGTGAAGAAAAGCTGTGCTGCAGGAATGCTGACTTTAAACAACTCAAGAAGATTGACACGCTCTGCAGTTCGTGGAAAGACTGAAAACAATAATGTGGAATCTCACAAAACATTTGAGGAAAGCAGGTTATCTGATTGTGTCAAAATAGATATCCATAATGGTGATAACGTCTCAGAGAGCAATGCATCAGAGGCAGAAAATGCAATCCCTACAACCCTTCAAAATGGGATTTCTTCTACTCATGACAGGGAAAGATGTAGGCAACTGCAAAAGTCATCTCTTGTGAGGACCATACAAGACATCGAAGGTATTCTCAAGGAACTTGAGTTATGTTGTGCAATGGAACTCATCACTAATCAAATCTAGTTTTCCTAGATCtaattttatcatataattGATATAGATGTTTTGCTTATAAGCAAACATATGCATGATGAAAGTTTGCTACACTCTGTCACGGCGAACCTTTGTACTTCCACAAAACCTGCACTCCCCATGGGCGTTCAGTGTTTACCGTCTTTTGTCTCAGAGTAGTTGACACAAAACACATGTTGAGTTGATCGTTGACCTATCCAGCGAGTATTTTTGTTTTGTGGATTTCATTGTGGTTCttgaaaattaaattattgtgATGGTCTAGGTGATGTCGCCAGCAATGATAGACGCAGTCACGGTGTCAAGAGAAAGCCAGTTGCTCCGAAGAAGCAAGAGCTACGTTTTTCCCCACGCCTCAGATATCTTCCTCGAACTCGTTCCCAGAACCAAGTCCTGAGCTCGCAAGGAAAGAAGCCCTTGTAAAGGTATTAGCATGCGAAAGATACTAGGGGAATGAAGCTGTAACTCGAGAGTTAGTAGGATTTCATACATAGCTGCAATGTGCAGACTCTCTCAGTCCATTATAAGTGCAGTCCCTCAGCTATTTCGTGGaggtatttttatgattttttctttctattttgtgTTGGGTAAAATTCGAGTTACCTATCTTTGAGGACAGGCTCAAACAATCTTCTCAATATGATCATCAGACCCCTTGTTTGTAAGTAGGGAATGACAGAAATTCCGCTTATATTCTTAAAACACCCGTGTAGACGGTGAACAACATAGTCCTACTGCTTATCAAAAGTTATTTATTAGTTCTAGATTTAAGTAAAATACAAGTGTTGCTTCTTTAATGCAGGATTATCTGGGATCATATTTAGCTGTTCAGTTTCCATatcagaacaaaaaaaaaaaattacatttcaTGGTTTTTAACTGAATCACCAACCTTGACGCATATTTCACTGATATTTATATGCAATAGTACCG
The Coffea arabica cultivar ET-39 chromosome 6c, Coffea Arabica ET-39 HiFi, whole genome shotgun sequence genome window above contains:
- the LOC140007939 gene encoding uncharacterized protein isoform X1; translation: MDTHTPAPSPKSSRGRRGRQQNHRQRRRVEMELELEAMRKHDFSWHPCRVSLRSSGVGLIVEYGTNDTDDCIVTKEEALSRLRIRSTPLHGDECSLLREGDRVLATRKSPPKSLFFDAQVEKPLRVRHSKKIHCRCMFVVRWIHHGREGETATIPSSAIMKMSAECITLHPTIVAFFSSLTTPNHCTISPLPTVLKGMDYERDVLQLEKQIEDISNAADSSGIKVSENLIDVDFKGQAQCKAISELNASDSSIQLPSFMNHMKEINDKGSSPAQEFDASRTPLNPNPIAGCAALASLMSKCSQDGKTATLVPKYENIVKTLFPSKEATREPKIVDASTEEMKQESKNEECRPQTVDSVANVSPKKNLDVAAGSTLSCSAKQRSSEASCKNVDMAFIAGQKPMPSMNTRRFTRSAVRKAEEKVVAEANNVIKENPSLVRGSALAQDQKTVVSPIDAETASTITHKFTDPEANTGIYKSNHFVKKSCAAGMLTLNNSRRLTRSAVRGKTENNNVESHKTFEESRLSDCVKIDIHNGDNVSESNASEAENAIPTTLQNGISSTHDRERCRQLQKSSLVRTIQDIEGDVASNDRRSHGVKRKPVAPKKQELRFSPRLRYLPRTRSQNQVLSSQGKKPL
- the LOC140007939 gene encoding uncharacterized protein isoform X2; the encoded protein is MDTHTPAPSPKSSRGRRGRQQNHRQRRRVEMELELEAMRKHDFSWHPCRVSLRSSGVGLIVEYGTNDTDDCIVTKEEALSRLRIRSTPLHGDECSLLREGDRVLATRKSPPKSLFFDAQVEKPLRVRHSKKIHCRCMFVVRWIHHGREGETATIPSSAIMKMSAECITLHPTIVAFFSSLTTPNHCTISPLPTVLKGMDYERDVLQLEKQIEDISNAADSSVDFKGQAQCKAISELNASDSSIQLPSFMNHMKEINDKGSSPAQEFDASRTPLNPNPIAGCAALASLMSKCSQDGKTATLVPKYENIVKTLFPSKEATREPKIVDASTEEMKQESKNEECRPQTVDSVANVSPKKNLDVAAGSTLSCSAKQRSSEASCKNVDMAFIAGQKPMPSMNTRRFTRSAVRKAEEKVVAEANNVIKENPSLVRGSALAQDQKTVVSPIDAETASTITHKFTDPEANTGIYKSNHFVKKSCAAGMLTLNNSRRLTRSAVRGKTENNNVESHKTFEESRLSDCVKIDIHNGDNVSESNASEAENAIPTTLQNGISSTHDRERCRQLQKSSLVRTIQDIEGDVASNDRRSHGVKRKPVAPKKQELRFSPRLRYLPRTRSQNQVLSSQGKKPL